One window from the genome of Pseudomonas fluorescens encodes:
- a CDS encoding peptidoglycan DD-metalloendopeptidase family protein yields the protein MTTEPSKAPPLYPKTHLLAASGIAALLSLALLVFPSSDVEAKKTTLSLELESPAEQLTQEQDAAEAVQATNEPAASPFAQIESSPEDTAQAAAPVEAPVVEEKKGPEHREVIVAKGDTLSTLFEKVGLPSTSVHEILASDKQAKQFTQLQRGQKLEFELNPDGQLNNLHTKLSDLESITLTKNDKGYVFNRVTAKPTVRSAYVHGVINSSLSQSAARAGLSHSLTMDMASVFGYDIDFAQDIRQGDEFDVIYEQKVVNGKSVGNGPILSARFTNRGKTYTAVRYTNKQGNSSYYTADGNSMRKAFIRTPVDFARISSKFSAGRKHPILNKIRAHKGVDYAAPRGTPIKAAGDGKVLLAGRRGGYGNTVIIQHGNTYRTLYGHMQGFAKGVKTGGTVKQGQVIGYIGTTGLSTGPHLHYEFQVNGVHVDPLGQKLPMADPIAKAERARFLAQSQPLMARMDQEKATMLASSKR from the coding sequence ATGACCACAGAACCGTCTAAAGCGCCGCCGCTTTACCCAAAGACCCACCTGCTTGCCGCCAGTGGCATCGCAGCCCTCCTAAGCCTGGCGCTCCTGGTGTTTCCCTCCAGCGATGTTGAAGCCAAAAAGACGACTCTGAGTCTTGAACTGGAAAGCCCTGCTGAACAACTGACACAAGAACAAGACGCCGCCGAAGCCGTTCAAGCCACAAACGAACCGGCCGCCTCTCCTTTTGCGCAGATTGAAAGCAGCCCGGAAGACACTGCCCAGGCCGCCGCTCCGGTAGAAGCGCCTGTCGTGGAAGAAAAGAAAGGACCGGAACATCGCGAAGTGATTGTTGCCAAGGGCGACACGCTTTCCACCCTCTTCGAAAAGGTTGGCCTGCCCTCCACATCGGTCCACGAAATCCTGGCCAGCGACAAGCAAGCCAAGCAGTTCACTCAACTGCAACGCGGTCAGAAGCTCGAATTCGAACTCAATCCAGATGGACAGCTGAACAATCTGCACACCAAGCTGAGCGACCTGGAAAGCATCACCCTGACCAAAAATGACAAGGGTTACGTATTCAACCGCGTCACCGCCAAGCCTACCGTTCGCTCGGCCTATGTCCATGGTGTCATCAACAGTTCATTGTCCCAGTCAGCTGCCCGCGCCGGCCTTTCCCATAGCCTGACCATGGACATGGCCAGCGTCTTCGGCTACGACATCGACTTCGCCCAGGACATTCGCCAGGGTGACGAATTCGACGTCATCTATGAGCAGAAAGTGGTCAATGGCAAGAGCGTCGGCAACGGCCCGATCCTTTCCGCGCGCTTCACCAACCGCGGCAAGACATACACCGCGGTGCGCTACACCAACAAACAAGGCAACAGCAGCTACTACACCGCCGACGGCAACAGCATGCGCAAGGCATTCATCCGTACACCGGTTGATTTCGCCCGCATCAGCTCGAAGTTCTCCGCCGGCCGCAAGCATCCGATCCTGAACAAGATCCGCGCCCATAAAGGTGTCGACTACGCAGCCCCCCGTGGTACGCCCATCAAGGCGGCCGGCGACGGCAAGGTATTGTTGGCCGGACGTCGCGGCGGTTATGGCAATACCGTGATCATCCAGCACGGCAACACCTATCGCACGCTGTACGGCCACATGCAGGGCTTCGCCAAAGGCGTGAAGACTGGCGGCACCGTCAAGCAAGGCCAGGTGATCGGATACATCGGTACCACCGGGTTGTCCACCGGACCGCACTTGCACTATGAGTTCCAGGTCAACGGCGTCCATGTCGATCCGCTTGGCCAGAAGTTGCCGATGGCCGATCCGATCGCCAAGGCCGAGCGCGCGCGTTTCCTGGCGCAAAGCCAACCCTTGATGGCTCGCATGGATCAAGAGAAAGCCACCATGCTGGCCTCGAGCAAGCGCTAA
- the tyrS gene encoding tyrosine--tRNA ligase, giving the protein MKSVEEQLALIKRGAEELLVESELIEKLKRGQPLRIKAGFDPTAPDLHLGHTVLINKLRQFQDLGHQVIFLIGDFTGMIGDPSGKSATRPPLTREQVLDNAETYKTQVFKILDPAKTEVAFNSTWMDQMGPADFIRLTSQYTVARMLERDDFDKRYTTNQPIAIHEFLYPLVQGYDSVALRADVELGGTDQKFNLLMGRELQRGYGQEAQCILTMPLLEGLDGVKKMSKSLGNYVGIQEAPGVMYSKLVSIPDVLMWRYFELLSFRSMDEINAFRADVEAGANPRDIKIKLAEEIVARFHGEEAAANAHRAAGNRMKDGELPDDLPEIELTAAENMPIAAVLNKAGLVKNAAVARDLLGSGGVRIDGEVVDRTYIYELGSTHVCQAGKKAFARITLKSE; this is encoded by the coding sequence ATGAAGTCGGTTGAAGAGCAGCTAGCGCTGATCAAACGTGGTGCGGAAGAACTGTTGGTCGAGTCCGAGCTGATCGAAAAGCTCAAGCGCGGGCAGCCGCTGCGTATCAAGGCTGGCTTCGATCCGACGGCACCCGATCTGCACCTGGGTCATACCGTGCTTATTAATAAGCTGCGCCAGTTCCAGGATCTGGGGCACCAGGTCATCTTCCTTATAGGGGACTTCACCGGCATGATCGGTGATCCGAGCGGGAAGAGTGCGACGCGCCCGCCGCTGACCCGCGAGCAGGTTCTCGATAACGCCGAGACCTACAAGACTCAGGTTTTCAAGATTCTTGATCCGGCCAAGACCGAAGTGGCATTCAACTCCACTTGGATGGATCAGATGGGGCCGGCGGATTTCATTCGCCTGACGTCCCAGTACACCGTGGCTCGCATGCTCGAGCGCGATGATTTCGACAAGCGCTATACAACCAATCAGCCAATCGCCATCCATGAGTTCCTCTACCCGCTTGTTCAGGGTTATGACTCGGTCGCGTTGCGCGCTGACGTTGAGCTTGGCGGTACCGACCAGAAGTTCAACCTGTTGATGGGGCGTGAGTTGCAGCGTGGTTATGGTCAGGAGGCGCAGTGCATCCTGACCATGCCATTGCTGGAAGGTCTGGACGGCGTGAAGAAGATGTCCAAGTCGTTGGGCAACTACGTGGGCATCCAGGAAGCGCCGGGCGTCATGTACAGCAAGCTGGTCTCCATTCCTGATGTGCTGATGTGGCGTTACTTCGAGCTGTTGAGCTTCCGGTCCATGGATGAGATCAATGCGTTCCGTGCTGATGTAGAGGCCGGGGCCAACCCGCGGGACATCAAGATCAAGCTGGCTGAAGAGATCGTTGCGCGTTTCCATGGTGAGGAGGCTGCGGCCAATGCTCATCGTGCGGCGGGTAATCGTATGAAAGATGGCGAGCTGCCGGATGATCTGCCGGAGATCGAGTTGACTGCGGCTGAGAATATGCCAATCGCGGCGGTTCTTAATAAGGCTGGCCTGGTCAAGAATGCGGCGGTGGCGCGAGATCTCCTGGGTTCGGGTGGCGTGCGTATAGATGGTGAGGTTGTGGATCGCACCTATATATATGAGCTGGGCTCTACTCATGTATGCCAGGCCGGCAAGAAGGCTTTCGCCCGTATTACGCTGAAATCTGAATAA